The genome window GGGTGCAGGAGGCGGCTTGCCTCCGGCGCGTTGACGAACTCCATCTTTTCGGGGTCCCACCGGAGTTTCGCGTCGGCGCGGATGGCCGCAATGCCCAGGGTGACAATCTCGGTCAGGGGGCCGCTGTAGTCGAAGTTGGCCGCCGCAGGCTCGCCGCCCCGGCAGGCCAGCACAAACTCACGGTAATGGCCGGGCGAGCGTTTTAGGGTCTGGGGCGGGCGCGTGTAGGCGTCCATGCGCGCCTTCGGGAGCAGTTGCGGGTCGCTGCCGTAGCACCCGCACATGAGCTTGCCCTTGTCGCCGATGAACAGCACGCCGCCGTCCCCGTCGCCCATGGGGCGGCCCGGCTCCAGCTCGTCCGGACGCGGCGGCATGAGCCCGCCGTCATGCCAGGTCAGCACCAGGGGCGGCATGCCCTCCCGCGCGGGAAAGGTCCAGCGGACACTGGCCGCCGCCGTGGTGGTCTCGGGATGCAACCGGCCCTTGGCGTATTCCATGGCGTGGGGGGTCGCCTTGGACGGCAGCCGCACGGAGCTGGCCTCGACCGTTTCCGGACTGCCCAGTTTCAGGGCCCACACCACGGGGTCGAGAATGTGGCAGCCCATGTCGCCCAGGGCGCCGGAGCCGAAATCCCACCAGCCGCGCCAGATGAAGGGCAGATAGGCGGGATGGTAGGGGCGGTATGGCGCCGGGCCGATCCAGCCCTCCCAGTCGAGTCCCGGCGGAACCGGCGGCGTGTCCTCGGGACGGTCAATGCCGTGGGGCCACCAGCCGCCGGGGCGGTTGGTCCAGGCGTGCACCTCGCGGACCTCGCCGATCGCGCCGTCCCAGATCCACTCGCAGACGAGGCGGATGTCCTCCTTCGCGTGGCCCCAGTTGCCCATCTGCGTGGCGACCTTGGCGTCCCGCGCGGCCTGGGTCATGGCGCGCACCTCGGCCACGGAGTGGGCCAGCGGCTTCTCGCAGAAGACATGCTTCCCCTTCCGCATGGCGGCGAGGGCCGCGACGGCGTGCACGTGGTCCGGGACGGTGATCACCACCGCGTCAATGTCCTCGCGCTCGTCCAGCATCTGCCGGAAGTCCGTGTACGCCGCGCAGCCGTCCTCCGGCCGGCCCGTGTGGCCGTAATAGTCGTTCGCCATGCGGCGGCCCGGCTCGCGGCCGGCGATGCCGCGCCCGATGTAGTTTCCCTCCTCGTTCACGTCGCACACCGCCACCACCCGCGCGTCCGGATCCTGCAGAAACACCTCAAGATTGTAGATGCCCTGCCACCCCACCCCAATGAGGGCCACGTTGAGCTTCTCATTCGCCGGGGTCTTGCCCTGCGCCCGCGCGCCGCGGGGCAGGGCGGAGAACGCGGCCAGCGCCGCAGCCCCCCGCAAAAAGGTCCGGCGCGACGGCCTGCCCGCTGACTGCCCCGTGGACGACATCCCGACTCTTCCCGCTCCGTTCACCGCATTGCCCTCCCCGCCGGCCGCCTTGCGGACTCTCCGCGCGCGCCGTCGGTTCCGTGTGTTAAAGAAACCTGTCCGAAACGCCGGGGTCATTAGAGCACCGGGCCGTCCCTGACTTCAACCCCCGGGGCGGACTTTGCAGCCGCCGCGGGCCGTGCGGTAGCATGACCGGGGTTTTGCGCCGTCCGGCGCGGGACCATGGAGCCAAAAACACGGGAGTGGCAGGCATGAACACATCACGTCGGGGGTTTCTGGCGGGGGCGGCGACGGCGGGGCTGGCGGCGGCGGCGTTGTCCGCGCGGGCGCAGGACGCCCCCGCGAAGCGGTGGAAGTGCGGGCTGGGGCTGAACGGGTTCTCTTCGTCCGCGGACACCTTCAAGAAGAACTACCCGATCTGGGAAGTGATGGACTTCGCGGCCAAGGCCGGATTTGACGGCATCGAGCTGGTGGACGGGTGGCCCATGGGCGGGTATCCCGGGCCCGACGAGGCGGGGCGCATCGCGGCCCTGCGCCGGATGTATGAGCAGTACGGCCTGCAGGTGTACAGCATGCAGACCGGCGGCGGGGACGCCCACGCGGCGGACGCCGACCGGCGCAAGGCGTGGCTGGCGCGCTTCCGCGACGACCTGCGGCTCTGCAGGGCCTTGGGCGGAGATTTCCTCGGCGTGTGGCCCGGCGGCGGCCTGGAGGGCAACCGGAACGTGGACCAGGCGATTGACCGGCTCGCCGGGAGCTACCGCGAGGCGGCCAAAATCTGCGCCGACGAGGGCACGTTCTTTTCCTTCGAGGTCGAGCCGCCGTTCATCTTCAACACGCAGGACCACCTCCAGCGGATCCTCGCGGCGGTGGACCACCCCGCCTGCAGGACCAACTACGACCCCAGCCACTTTGACCTCATGTCGGGAAGCAGGGGGAAGCCCGAGGAGATGCTGCGCGCCGTGGGCGTGCAGCACATCGGCCACATTCACCTCACCGACAGCGACGGCACCATCTTCGGCGTCACGTCCAAACACCTCCCCTGCGGCGAGGGCCACTGTGACATCGCCGCCTCCCTCGATGCCCTGTGGGAGGGCGGCTACTCCGGCTGGGTCATGATAGACGGCTGGATGATTGAGGACGTCTACCGCGCCGCCACCAAGGGCAAAGAGGCCATAGACGCCGCCCTTAAGCGCCACGGCGCGGTGTAGTCCCAGGTCCGAACGGGGAGATTTGCCATTTCTCGCCGGGAATGGTATACTTATTCCACTTATAATGAGTGGGATAAGTTATGAATCGGGGTTTGGACAGCCAACAACTGGATGCCGCGTTCCGGATAATGAACGGGCTGCTCGTGCGGTCTGAAGCGCCACCGGTGCATCTTGTGGTGTGCGGCGGGGCCGCCCTTATTGCAGCCGGATTGATTGCCCGCACAACCCGCGATGTGGACATTGTGGCGCTGCTGGAGGACGGCCGTCTGGCAAGCCCATCCCCTCTGCCGCCCCATCTGCTGCTCGCCGCGGAGCAAACCGCCGAGGCGCTTCAGCTGCCAAAGGACTGGATCAACAACGCCCCCAGCCGAAACAAAGGGGGCCTGTTTCAAATGGGCCTGCCGGAAGGACTTCAGGAACGCCTTCTCCCCCGAAATTACGGCGCCTGTCTGACAGCGCACTTCATCGGAAGACTCGACCAGATTCATTTCAAACTGTATGCCGCAGTGGAGCGGGGCGGATATCACACGGCCGATCTGCTGGCGCTGGGCCCGACGGACACGGAACTGGCGCAGGCCGCGCAGTGGGCGCTCGGACAGGATGTTTCCCGGGAGTTTCGCCAACTTCTGCGGCAACTGTTGGAAACCCTTGGAAATGACGGAATCGCTGCGACAATTTAGAGACGGCTTTCTGGACCTCCTGCTGGACTTTCTTTGGCGGGAATGGACCGCCCTCGGGGTTGCCGGACAACCCTCCCGGCCGGTCCGCCATGCGGTGGACCCCGAGGCCCTTTTTCTGTTCACCTGCGCCCTGGGCCTCCATGACCAGCGCCTGTTTGACGAGATGCTGGACTGGATGACGGTAAACGGCCGGTTTCTTAACATCCAGCGTCTAAGGAATCTGATCCGGAGCGGGGAGCCATGCGGCGGCCCGGTGGTTCCCGCAGTGGCCGATTGGATGGCCCGGTGGGAACACTCCCCGCGGTGGAGGCCGCTTGCGGGACCAACACGGCGGGCGGGCGGAAACACGCCCCTCTTCCTCCTGCCCGACGGACGCCCCCTCCCGGTGACCGGGGACAGGGACCCCGTTTTTCTCTCACACGGACTGGAACGAAACGCCGTGGTGCTCCGCAGACTCTCCGGAGCGTTTCACGCGGACGCGCCGTCCTGCCTCCTTCTCAGGTTAAGGGCGCTGTTCGGCGTGGGCGCCCGTGCCGACGCGCTGGCGTATCTGGTGCTTTCCGGCGGCGGCCACCCGAGGGAGATTGCCCGCGAATTGCGCTACTCGCAGAAGGCCGTTCACGACGTGCTGGCGGACTTGGCCTGTTCGGGCGCCATCCACTCAGCGAGGGCCGGCCGTGAACGGACCTACCGCATCAGTGCGGCGGCGCTTCCCCTTCTCGCGGGCGGGGCACCCCCCGCCGGATGGGTCAACTGGCCCGCCTTTCTTTCCATCGTGGGGACGGCGTGGGAAAAGGTGGAGGAACTGCGGAACGCCGGACTCGACCCGGAGATGGAGGCGGCGGAACTCACCCTTGCGTTGCGGCCCGTGATGCGTCGCCTGGTGGGCCTGTCCGGGATGCCGCCTCTCCAGCCTGTGGAGACGCTGGACGGCATTGCGCTGGCGGCCGTGTTGCAGGAGGCGCTTCGCAAGCTTGCCGCCTAGCATGGCCATGACCATCCCATGGGG of Candidatus Hydrogenedentota bacterium contains these proteins:
- a CDS encoding Gfo/Idh/MocA family oxidoreductase; its protein translation is MSSTGQSAGRPSRRTFLRGAAALAAFSALPRGARAQGKTPANEKLNVALIGVGWQGIYNLEVFLQDPDARVVAVCDVNEEGNYIGRGIAGREPGRRMANDYYGHTGRPEDGCAAYTDFRQMLDEREDIDAVVITVPDHVHAVAALAAMRKGKHVFCEKPLAHSVAEVRAMTQAARDAKVATQMGNWGHAKEDIRLVCEWIWDGAIGEVREVHAWTNRPGGWWPHGIDRPEDTPPVPPGLDWEGWIGPAPYRPYHPAYLPFIWRGWWDFGSGALGDMGCHILDPVVWALKLGSPETVEASSVRLPSKATPHAMEYAKGRLHPETTTAAASVRWTFPAREGMPPLVLTWHDGGLMPPRPDELEPGRPMGDGDGGVLFIGDKGKLMCGCYGSDPQLLPKARMDAYTRPPQTLKRSPGHYREFVLACRGGEPAAANFDYSGPLTEIVTLGIAAIRADAKLRWDPEKMEFVNAPEASRLLHPTFREGWSLSG
- a CDS encoding sugar phosphate isomerase/epimerase; translation: MNTSRRGFLAGAATAGLAAAALSARAQDAPAKRWKCGLGLNGFSSSADTFKKNYPIWEVMDFAAKAGFDGIELVDGWPMGGYPGPDEAGRIAALRRMYEQYGLQVYSMQTGGGDAHAADADRRKAWLARFRDDLRLCRALGGDFLGVWPGGGLEGNRNVDQAIDRLAGSYREAAKICADEGTFFSFEVEPPFIFNTQDHLQRILAAVDHPACRTNYDPSHFDLMSGSRGKPEEMLRAVGVQHIGHIHLTDSDGTIFGVTSKHLPCGEGHCDIAASLDALWEGGYSGWVMIDGWMIEDVYRAATKGKEAIDAALKRHGAV